A part of Paenibacillus donghaensis genomic DNA contains:
- a CDS encoding polyprenyl synthetase family protein: MKLHEVLTIDLAQINKEIEQLVTRDKDVPKDSQLSHSILQLIGSGGKRLRPIMVMVGSRFGRKAPGRRTYQLAAAAEFIHAASLIHDDIIDDAELRRGVPALHIGTGTLAAVHIGNYMSARVIELLSKYRGDKNRYVHDLSSVATAQLCLGEYQQLEQAFNYDISMAQYLEKSRNKTALLMATCLRVGALSSESSRELADLLYSFGEALGMSFQIQDDLLDYTQATDVLGKPAGSDLRHGQVTLPVIFALRDPELAPAIRGITPGSFSAEVGHVLELIKHSTALQQAEAVSRDYLEQAAAIAGQLSAYPAHADLQTLLQYFAARDH, translated from the coding sequence ATGAAGCTGCATGAAGTCTTAACGATTGACCTCGCTCAGATTAATAAAGAAATAGAACAGCTGGTGACCCGTGACAAAGATGTGCCCAAGGATTCTCAGCTGTCGCACAGCATTCTGCAGCTGATCGGCTCCGGCGGCAAGCGGCTGCGGCCGATTATGGTCATGGTCGGCAGCCGTTTCGGGCGTAAAGCTCCCGGCCGCCGGACCTACCAATTGGCTGCGGCGGCTGAATTTATCCATGCCGCTTCCCTGATTCATGATGATATCATCGATGATGCCGAGCTGAGGCGTGGTGTACCTGCACTGCATATCGGAACAGGCACTCTTGCTGCCGTTCATATCGGCAACTATATGTCCGCCCGGGTCATTGAGCTGTTAAGCAAATATAGAGGTGACAAGAACCGCTATGTCCATGACCTGTCCTCTGTGGCAACCGCCCAGCTCTGCCTGGGTGAATACCAGCAGCTGGAGCAGGCATTCAACTACGATATCTCCATGGCGCAGTATCTGGAGAAATCACGCAACAAGACGGCCCTCTTGATGGCAACCTGCCTGCGGGTAGGTGCGCTGTCCTCGGAGAGCAGCAGAGAGCTTGCCGATCTGCTGTACAGCTTCGGCGAAGCCTTGGGGATGTCCTTTCAGATTCAGGATGATCTGCTGGACTACACCCAGGCTACGGACGTGCTGGGCAAGCCGGCTGGCAGTGACCTGCGCCATGGCCAGGTCACGCTGCCGGTGATCTTCGCGCTGCGGGACCCGGAGCTGGCTCCCGCCATCCGCGGTATTACCCCCGGCTCCTTCAGCGCCGAGGTGGGCCATGTGCTTGAGCTGATCAAGCACAGCACGGCCCTTCAGCAGGCGGAAGCGGTCAGCCGGGATTACCTGGAGCAGGCTGCGGCGATAGCCGGCCAGCTCTCCGCTTACCCGGCCCACGCCGATCTTCAGACGCTGCTGCAGTATTTCGCCGCGCGTGATCACTAG
- a CDS encoding FAD-dependent oxidoreductase, with protein sequence MKKIVILGGGYGGVLTAKKLAKKFKNNKDVEIKLIDRNPYHTLLTELHEVAANRAPEDSIKIDLKKIFAGLKVDVVLDEVSNIDFKSKKLKSEKATYAYDYLVIGTGSKPTFFGIPGAEENTFSFWSNDDAVALKRQIRDMFTLAAKEKNPAVRRSMLTFVIIGAGFTGVELVGEMAEYREELCKEFYIAPSDVRLIVADMAPKILPILPDKLIQKAEAYLRKLNVEIVTGAKITEVGKGSVALGEKNVVDAHTVVWTAGVEGSEIVGNLEVEQQGRKRIVTNEHLESVDHKNVYVVGDNIFFIPEGETRPVPQMVENAEQAAPVVAGNIAADINGTAKKAYKPAFHGTMVSIGSRYGVANVGLPGKLFMLTGFMAMLSKHAINMFYLSQVVGFNKVWTYMMHEFFHVENRKSFVGGYFSKRSPNFWLVPLRMLLGGMWLYEGIDKMKKIWEDPDKIFLIPAAPNATDAASAASVAVDAVKDTVDAQSAASAVVTAKEAVEALPVPGFVYDVTNWFMDLMFYNPDGTYTFLAKWFQIGMVCAEMVFGVMLIVGLFTALSSIATIGMAVMIWSTKMASTEMLWYVAAAIACIGGSGSVFGLDYYVLPWLKKQWKRIPIVRRWYLYTD encoded by the coding sequence TTGAAGAAAATAGTCATTTTGGGCGGCGGCTACGGCGGCGTACTCACGGCTAAGAAACTGGCAAAGAAATTTAAAAACAACAAAGATGTAGAAATTAAGCTGATCGACCGGAATCCCTACCACACTCTATTAACTGAGCTGCATGAGGTTGCTGCAAACCGCGCCCCTGAGGATTCAATTAAGATCGATCTGAAGAAAATCTTTGCCGGTCTTAAAGTAGATGTTGTACTTGATGAAGTCAGCAATATTGATTTCAAGAGCAAGAAGCTTAAATCCGAAAAAGCTACCTATGCTTATGATTACCTTGTAATCGGCACAGGCAGCAAGCCAACCTTCTTCGGTATTCCGGGCGCGGAAGAGAACACCTTCTCCTTCTGGTCCAACGACGATGCTGTTGCCCTGAAACGCCAGATCCGTGACATGTTCACTCTGGCAGCCAAAGAGAAGAACCCGGCTGTACGGCGTTCGATGTTGACCTTCGTTATTATTGGCGCAGGCTTCACAGGCGTAGAGCTTGTTGGTGAAATGGCAGAATACCGTGAAGAGCTGTGCAAGGAATTCTACATTGCCCCATCCGATGTGCGGCTAATTGTTGCCGATATGGCGCCGAAGATTCTGCCTATCCTGCCGGATAAGCTGATTCAGAAGGCTGAAGCATACCTGCGCAAGCTGAACGTAGAGATCGTTACCGGTGCCAAGATTACCGAAGTAGGCAAAGGCAGTGTGGCTCTTGGCGAGAAAAATGTCGTTGATGCGCACACGGTTGTCTGGACTGCCGGTGTTGAAGGCTCCGAAATCGTGGGCAACCTTGAAGTTGAACAGCAGGGACGCAAACGTATCGTTACCAATGAACACCTTGAAAGTGTTGATCATAAGAATGTATATGTAGTCGGAGACAACATCTTCTTCATTCCTGAAGGCGAAACCCGTCCTGTACCGCAGATGGTTGAGAATGCCGAACAGGCTGCTCCGGTAGTTGCCGGCAACATTGCCGCAGATATCAACGGCACAGCCAAAAAAGCATACAAACCAGCTTTCCATGGAACAATGGTATCTATCGGCAGCCGCTATGGTGTAGCGAACGTTGGTCTTCCAGGCAAACTGTTCATGCTTACCGGCTTCATGGCTATGCTGTCCAAGCATGCGATTAATATGTTCTATCTGTCCCAGGTTGTTGGCTTCAACAAAGTATGGACATATATGATGCATGAATTCTTCCATGTAGAGAACCGCAAGAGCTTCGTTGGAGGTTACTTCTCCAAGCGTTCCCCGAACTTCTGGCTCGTTCCGCTGCGTATGCTTCTGGGGGGAATGTGGCTGTATGAAGGGATCGACAAGATGAAGAAGATCTGGGAAGACCCGGATAAGATCTTCCTGATTCCTGCCGCCCCTAATGCTACAGATGCCGCATCGGCAGCCAGTGTGGCCGTTGATGCTGTAAAAGATACGGTAGATGCACAATCTGCAGCGTCGGCAGTCGTTACTGCCAAAGAAGCGGTTGAAGCTCTTCCGGTTCCAGGCTTCGTTTATGATGTCACCAACTGGTTCATGGATTTGATGTTCTACAACCCGGATGGTACTTATACCTTCCTGGCGAAATGGTTCCAGATCGGTATGGTATGTGCCGAGATGGTGTTTGGCGTTATGCTGATCGTTGGTCTGTTTACAGCACTGTCCTCTATTGCTACCATTGGTATGGCTGTAATGATCTGGTCCACCAAGATGGCTTCGACCGAAATGCTCTGGTATGTTGCAGCAGCTATCGCTTGCATCGGCGGATCGGGCAGCGTGTTTGGTCTCGATTATTATGTTCTGCCATGGCTCAAGAAGCAGTGGAAGAGAATTCCTATTGTCCGTCGCTGGTATCTCTACACCGACTGA
- a CDS encoding TspO/MBR family protein: MSRNNPYKWWNLLFYLAMIAVNALSVLLPLGGNSTAEISDRYKTYLTPAGYAFSIWSLIYVLLAGFVIYQFRSDTSPRGSVQSIGFWFILSCAFNMSWLFLWHYLYIELSFVAMLLMLVTLIVIYLITRRIPDPTTGEKWLIKLPFSIYLGWISVATIVNFSVILKKNEWDGFGLSDTTWAVIMLCVGALLAIRVSYPFRDSIYPLVFVWAFIALALEHKDAGNVYLTGLITAGLLLLYSIWLFLSPRRRRAY, from the coding sequence ATGAGTCGCAATAATCCTTATAAGTGGTGGAATCTTCTGTTCTATCTGGCTATGATCGCTGTCAACGCACTTTCTGTTCTGCTGCCGCTCGGCGGGAACAGCACCGCGGAGATATCAGACAGGTATAAGACCTATCTGACGCCTGCCGGTTATGCTTTCTCCATCTGGTCACTGATCTATGTGCTTCTGGCCGGGTTTGTGATCTATCAATTCCGTTCAGATACAAGCCCACGGGGTTCTGTACAGTCGATTGGCTTCTGGTTTATCCTTAGCTGCGCATTTAATATGAGCTGGCTGTTCCTCTGGCATTACCTGTACATTGAGCTATCCTTTGTGGCCATGCTGCTGATGCTGGTCACTCTGATTGTCATCTACCTAATCACGCGCCGGATCCCGGACCCTACGACAGGTGAGAAATGGCTGATCAAGCTGCCCTTCAGCATCTATCTGGGCTGGATCTCAGTAGCTACTATTGTTAATTTCAGTGTAATCCTCAAAAAGAACGAGTGGGACGGCTTCGGCCTCAGTGACACCACCTGGGCCGTAATTATGCTCTGTGTCGGCGCCCTGCTTGCCATTCGGGTCAGCTATCCCTTCCGGGACAGCATCTATCCGCTGGTGTTTGTCTGGGCTTTCATTGCGCTTGCCCTTGAACACAAGGACGCGGGCAATGTATACCTCACGGGTCTTATCACGGCCGGACTGCTGCTGCTCTACAGCATCTGGCTGTTCCTGAGCCCGCGCCGCCGCCGCGCCTACTGA
- a CDS encoding IS701 family transposase, with amino-acid sequence MSHTAIVPDHQMLRNYLLQHRLPLYFSKPVMNHILSYMAAATSKGFRGKVVDLADYSPCHRTALGHFLTHGHWDERILQHKVKQESIRHVLRESTQTAEPLFVIHDDSICKKTKPSSQAKSPIEQTGYHHSHLEGKTVWGHQVQATIVQCGAAALIHSIDLYDRKKVHPDGSVYTKIDHVCDMAATMPLPPYGGYALVDSWFTCSRIIDSYATAGYHLIGALKTNRILYPQGIRISVQHFAAHVSKKDVHLVTVNGSSYWTYRYEGALNDIPNAVVLLCWPEQAFGQPKALRAFLCTNVSLETETICTYYSKRWPIEIFFRQSKGNLGFETYQVRSATAFIRLWALLAWTHLFCTVGLEQPCSFGDGLRTVRKQVKQDIAQFIYDCGRKNIPFQVIQKRLKLA; translated from the coding sequence ATGTCCCATACCGCCATCGTACCTGATCATCAAATGCTTCGCAACTATTTATTGCAGCACCGGTTGCCTTTATATTTCTCTAAACCCGTGATGAATCATATCCTATCTTACATGGCAGCAGCAACGTCCAAAGGATTTCGGGGTAAGGTCGTAGATCTAGCCGATTATAGCCCGTGTCACCGCACTGCTCTCGGGCACTTTTTGACTCACGGGCACTGGGACGAAAGGATTCTTCAACATAAAGTGAAGCAAGAATCTATTCGTCATGTACTCCGCGAGTCCACACAAACGGCGGAGCCTCTATTTGTGATTCATGATGATTCGATTTGCAAGAAGACCAAGCCTTCGTCACAGGCCAAGTCTCCCATCGAACAGACTGGATATCATCATTCGCATCTCGAAGGTAAAACCGTCTGGGGCCATCAGGTTCAGGCCACTATCGTACAATGTGGTGCAGCGGCATTGATTCATTCTATAGATCTATACGACAGAAAAAAAGTTCATCCGGATGGCTCCGTCTATACTAAAATCGATCATGTGTGTGACATGGCTGCGACGATGCCTTTGCCTCCATATGGGGGATATGCGCTTGTCGATTCCTGGTTTACTTGCTCCCGGATCATTGACAGCTACGCGACTGCAGGATACCACCTGATTGGCGCTTTAAAAACCAATCGTATTCTCTATCCGCAAGGCATCCGGATCTCGGTTCAGCATTTTGCCGCGCATGTGTCCAAAAAAGACGTTCACCTCGTGACCGTGAATGGTTCTTCGTACTGGACGTACCGATATGAGGGAGCCTTAAACGACATCCCGAATGCAGTCGTACTTCTCTGTTGGCCTGAGCAAGCCTTTGGTCAGCCGAAAGCTTTACGCGCCTTTTTGTGCACGAATGTGTCTTTAGAGACAGAGACGATTTGTACGTATTACAGCAAAAGATGGCCGATTGAAATCTTCTTTAGACAATCCAAAGGTAATTTAGGATTCGAGACGTATCAAGTTCGCTCGGCCACTGCGTTTATTCGTCTATGGGCACTACTCGCCTGGACACATTTGTTCTGTACCGTGGGGCTTGAACAGCCTTGTTCCTTTGGCGATGGGCTACGCACCGTTCGCAAGCAAGTCAAACAAGATATCGCCCAGTTTATCTATGACTGCGGCCGAAAGAACATTCCTTTTCAAGTGATTCAAAAACGATTAAAATTAGCATGA
- a CDS encoding FMN-binding protein: MKKASVILSSALLLGILSGCGNNANNETAATNAPAGTNAAAETAVPAATDAPATDAASEYKDGTYYGTIEADPETGWQTYTLLTVEGGKITKADWNAFNVKNAGDLKKKFSEDGKYGMKEKGGAQAEWHEQAATAEAFLIEKQDPAAITFDAEGHTDAISGVSVHVNDFVASAQAALAAGPVEAGAYKDGGYHAEGEMDAESGWKSTVDLTVANGNVVAAKFSGVNAAGDDKQQFSVDGKYGMKEKGGSQAEWHEEIAKAQDYYLQNKGVAPAIDAEGKTDAISGVTVHVGEYFTLAEKALEGAK, from the coding sequence ATGAAAAAAGCTTCTGTGATCTTGTCGAGTGCTCTGCTTCTTGGGATACTATCAGGTTGTGGCAACAACGCGAACAATGAAACTGCCGCAACCAATGCTCCAGCTGGAACCAATGCCGCTGCTGAAACTGCTGTTCCTGCAGCAACCGATGCTCCTGCAACAGACGCTGCATCCGAGTACAAAGACGGAACCTACTACGGCACGATCGAAGCTGACCCGGAAACAGGCTGGCAGACTTATACCCTGTTGACTGTAGAAGGCGGTAAAATCACCAAGGCTGACTGGAATGCCTTTAACGTCAAGAATGCTGGAGATCTGAAGAAGAAATTCTCCGAAGACGGTAAATATGGCATGAAGGAAAAAGGCGGCGCTCAAGCAGAATGGCACGAGCAAGCAGCTACAGCTGAAGCTTTCCTGATCGAGAAACAGGATCCAGCGGCGATCACTTTTGATGCTGAAGGACATACAGATGCTATTTCCGGCGTATCTGTACACGTTAATGATTTCGTTGCCTCAGCTCAGGCAGCCCTGGCTGCAGGTCCGGTAGAAGCTGGTGCTTATAAAGACGGCGGATACCATGCTGAAGGCGAAATGGATGCTGAATCCGGCTGGAAATCCACTGTTGATCTGACTGTTGCCAACGGCAACGTAGTAGCTGCCAAGTTCAGCGGTGTCAATGCTGCTGGCGACGACAAACAGCAGTTCTCAGTTGATGGTAAATACGGCATGAAAGAAAAAGGCGGATCACAGGCAGAATGGCATGAAGAAATCGCCAAGGCTCAGGATTACTACCTGCAAAACAAAGGCGTAGCACCTGCTATTGATGCCGAAGGCAAAACCGATGCCATCTCTGGGGTAACAGTCCACGTTGGCGAATACTTTACACTGGCAGAAAAAGCACTCGAAGGCGCGAAGTAA
- a CDS encoding MFS transporter — translation MNIMRNRPPALRPKRIRRTSLHRKNLQIATLEGIPSTIFQVLLQGQFLTGFLLYLGATSSQIGFVLALTTLVNVGQIGVAFLIQKLPSRKWAMVTFIGLHRILWASTGLVPFLFPKEQWVIAFIGLYTAAFIANTAGGVLWNSVISDLVPPRVRGRYFGIRNTFLNALGSLVMYGGGVVLDRYPGGDGFLILYIVVWIFSACNVLVFFFYPDVHFEKSEERKFLPMFKKPLHDTLFMKSTLFLSGWLLLQNLTVPLYSYVMLQLLDINYETLSLLNVSQTIFMMASFYVWGNLNAKYSNKRLLFYTLPIIAASSLLWGLISVLPLLLVLFAAHIVFGVGVGGFNQLAFNFIIGDTPKKERPMYMAMYAALTGLASFFGPLIGGQIYERIEHWPQWVQVYGMQLLVGTLMILLAFLLGRRILKDQ, via the coding sequence ATGAACATCATGAGAAACCGGCCGCCGGCTCTTCGTCCCAAGCGTATCCGTAGAACCTCATTACACCGCAAAAATTTACAGATTGCTACACTGGAGGGGATACCTTCAACGATCTTCCAGGTGCTGCTCCAGGGGCAGTTTCTTACAGGCTTTCTGCTGTATCTGGGCGCAACCTCAAGCCAAATCGGCTTTGTGCTAGCGCTTACTACCCTGGTCAACGTGGGACAGATCGGTGTAGCCTTTCTGATTCAGAAGCTGCCAAGCCGCAAGTGGGCGATGGTTACTTTTATCGGCCTGCACCGGATTCTGTGGGCTTCCACAGGGCTTGTCCCCTTTCTGTTCCCCAAGGAGCAGTGGGTTATAGCCTTTATCGGATTGTATACGGCTGCATTTATTGCCAATACCGCAGGCGGGGTATTATGGAACTCTGTAATCAGCGACCTGGTTCCGCCGCGGGTCAGGGGACGGTATTTCGGCATCCGCAATACTTTTCTGAACGCACTGGGCAGTCTGGTGATGTACGGAGGAGGGGTGGTTCTGGACCGTTATCCGGGTGGAGACGGCTTCCTGATCCTTTATATTGTGGTCTGGATATTCTCCGCCTGCAATGTGCTTGTCTTCTTCTTCTACCCGGATGTTCATTTCGAGAAGTCGGAGGAGCGCAAATTCCTGCCGATGTTCAAGAAGCCGCTCCATGACACCTTGTTTATGAAATCGACGCTATTTCTGTCCGGCTGGCTGCTGCTGCAGAATCTGACGGTTCCCCTGTATTCGTATGTAATGCTGCAGCTGCTCGATATTAATTATGAAACGTTATCGCTGCTGAATGTTTCCCAGACGATTTTTATGATGGCCAGCTTCTACGTCTGGGGCAATCTGAATGCGAAATACAGCAATAAAAGACTGCTTTTCTACACGCTGCCGATTATTGCGGCTTCTTCGCTGCTATGGGGGCTCATATCGGTGCTGCCGCTGCTGCTGGTGCTGTTCGCGGCTCATATCGTGTTCGGTGTAGGTGTGGGGGGCTTTAACCAGCTTGCCTTCAATTTCATTATTGGCGACACCCCTAAGAAGGAACGCCCGATGTATATGGCTATGTATGCCGCGCTTACAGGTCTGGCTTCGTTTTTTGGCCCTCTGATCGGAGGGCAGATCTACGAAAGAATTGAGCACTGGCCGCAATGGGTTCAGGTGTACGGCATGCAGTTGCTCGTCGGTACACTCATGATCCTGCTGGCCTTCCTGCTCGGCAGACGTATCCTGAAGGATCAATAG
- a CDS encoding sensor histidine kinase, which translates to MDYLKMFFVNTALLITVAYLANLIYKHTITHAPDYLKRLSWIVLAIFAGWISSFFGYRLGEHVIFDLRFVPLIIATLAYPQPLVLVLIGVATGLLRLTFGITEAAWAGVINLSLLGICCAALSFWVRRSAASVRFKGGVVILLVNLINAINIAVFGVIPYREYLLEIMPVTLPAGLLLSVVFALIILDFQQELLRNEQIKRANALLSTQTEELKKNKIVLEERAEQLMIASQFKSEFLATMSHELRTPLNSIINLSQLIEENEDSLSQPEVREFGAIIHRSGEDLLTLINDILDLSKVEAGQLDIIKEELNVSEIPLLLAMQFAVTARQKGLEFTTSLGESLPPTLHSDPQRVQQILRNLLSNAFKFTKEGRVSLNVRLEQQRSDRIRQDWLVFEVKDSGMGIPPERHAVIFEAFRQADPTISRNYGGTGLGLSISNDLSRLLGGYITVQSKVGHGSVFSLYLPV; encoded by the coding sequence ATGGATTATCTCAAGATGTTTTTTGTAAATACGGCGTTGCTGATCACAGTGGCTTATCTGGCTAATCTTATCTATAAACATACGATTACACATGCACCCGATTACCTGAAAAGGCTGAGTTGGATCGTGCTGGCGATTTTCGCCGGATGGATCAGTTCTTTTTTTGGTTACCGGCTGGGTGAGCATGTAATCTTTGACCTGCGGTTTGTGCCGCTTATTATCGCAACGCTGGCTTATCCGCAGCCGCTGGTGCTTGTCTTAATTGGTGTGGCGACAGGGCTGCTGCGGTTAACCTTCGGAATCACTGAAGCTGCTTGGGCGGGCGTCATCAATTTATCTTTACTGGGTATCTGCTGCGCGGCGCTCAGCTTCTGGGTACGGCGCTCAGCCGCATCTGTACGCTTCAAGGGTGGGGTAGTTATTCTGCTGGTAAACCTGATAAATGCCATTAATATTGCTGTGTTTGGTGTAATTCCTTACAGGGAATATCTGCTGGAGATTATGCCGGTTACACTGCCCGCCGGGCTGCTGCTGAGCGTGGTCTTCGCTCTGATTATCCTTGACTTCCAGCAGGAACTGCTGCGCAATGAACAAATCAAAAGGGCCAATGCCTTGCTGTCGACCCAGACTGAGGAGCTGAAGAAGAATAAGATCGTGCTGGAAGAACGTGCGGAGCAGTTGATGATCGCCTCCCAGTTCAAGTCGGAATTCCTGGCGACGATGTCGCATGAGCTTAGAACTCCGCTGAACAGCATTATTAATCTTTCGCAATTAATAGAAGAGAATGAAGATTCCCTCAGCCAGCCGGAGGTGCGTGAATTCGGAGCGATTATCCACCGCTCGGGCGAAGACCTGCTGACGCTGATTAACGATATTCTCGACTTGTCCAAGGTGGAGGCGGGCCAGCTGGACATTATCAAGGAAGAGCTTAATGTCAGCGAGATTCCGCTGCTTCTTGCTATGCAGTTCGCGGTGACAGCGAGGCAAAAAGGGCTTGAATTTACCACTTCCCTTGGTGAATCGCTACCGCCCACGCTCCATTCTGATCCGCAGCGGGTTCAGCAGATTCTGCGCAATCTGCTCTCCAATGCGTTTAAATTCACTAAGGAAGGGCGGGTTTCTCTGAATGTCCGTCTGGAACAGCAGCGCTCGGACCGAATCAGGCAGGACTGGCTGGTTTTTGAGGTGAAGGACAGCGGCATGGGCATCCCGCCGGAGAGGCATGCGGTGATCTTTGAAGCCTTCCGTCAGGCTGATCCCACCATCAGCCGTAATTATGGAGGAACCGGGCTGGGACTGTCGATCAGCAATGACCTATCCAGACTGCTCGGCGGGTATATTACGGTTCAGAGCAAAGTAGGCCACGGCAGTGTGTTCTCCCTTTATTTGCCTGTTTAG
- a CDS encoding RidA family protein, translating to MTKKQVATKQAPGAIGPYSQAISAGNWVYTSGQLGLDPENGTLAEGVQEQARRALQNVQAILEEAGASLDHVVKTTVYLKDMNDFAAVNEIYSSFFTEPYPARSAVEVARLPKDGLVEIEAVARKK from the coding sequence ATGACGAAGAAGCAAGTAGCAACAAAACAGGCACCGGGGGCTATCGGTCCCTACAGCCAGGCCATTTCAGCAGGTAACTGGGTATATACCTCCGGCCAGCTGGGGCTTGATCCGGAGAACGGAACATTAGCGGAGGGTGTGCAGGAGCAGGCACGCCGGGCACTCCAGAATGTTCAGGCGATTCTGGAGGAGGCAGGCGCTTCCTTGGATCATGTGGTGAAAACTACGGTATATCTTAAGGATATGAACGATTTCGCCGCTGTGAACGAAATTTACAGCAGCTTCTTCACTGAGCCTTATCCGGCCCGCAGTGCCGTTGAGGTTGCCCGTCTGCCTAAAGACGGATTGGTGGAGATTGAGGCTGTAGCGCGCAAGAAATAG
- a CDS encoding NAD(P)H-binding protein, with amino-acid sequence MPKVALVLGATGLVGRALTEELLRRKEWEEVRVLVRKPLTLEHPKLKQTIIDWEKLEQAEDQFTGVYSVFCCLGTTIKQAGSQQQFERVDLDYPLAAAAIAVRSGVSQFLAVTAMGASAKSRNFYIRTKGRAEEGLIAADFQGLHLFRPSLLLGQREEFRLAERISTVVMKALDFMLVGKLARYRAVSDKVVARAMVNISLANTRGVHVYSNDVIHVIGKG; translated from the coding sequence ATGCCTAAGGTAGCATTAGTGCTGGGAGCGACCGGACTGGTAGGCCGTGCTCTTACGGAAGAATTGCTCCGGCGCAAGGAATGGGAGGAGGTACGGGTGCTGGTGCGAAAGCCGCTAACCCTGGAGCATCCCAAACTGAAACAGACGATTATCGATTGGGAGAAGCTGGAGCAGGCTGAGGATCAATTCACCGGAGTATATTCGGTCTTCTGCTGTCTGGGCACAACGATTAAGCAAGCGGGGTCCCAGCAGCAGTTCGAGCGGGTGGATCTGGATTATCCGCTTGCAGCCGCCGCTATTGCGGTTCGATCCGGCGTAAGCCAATTTCTGGCCGTCACGGCCATGGGAGCAAGCGCGAAATCGCGCAACTTCTATATTCGCACCAAAGGACGGGCTGAGGAGGGATTGATTGCCGCTGATTTTCAAGGCCTGCATCTGTTCAGGCCTTCGCTGCTGCTGGGCCAGCGGGAGGAGTTCAGGCTTGCTGAGCGGATCAGCACCGTGGTAATGAAAGCGCTGGATTTCATGCTGGTGGGCAAGCTAGCCCGGTACCGGGCTGTTTCGGATAAAGTGGTTGCCAGGGCGATGGTTAACATCTCGCTGGCGAATACACGCGGCGTTCATGTTTACAGCAACGATGTCATCCATGTGATCGGCAAAGGCTGA